A DNA window from Plasmodium brasilianum strain Bolivian I chromosome 12, whole genome shotgun sequence contains the following coding sequences:
- a CDS encoding LCCL domain-containing protein produces the protein MHYLFLLLWCIILKCYVRSQESATNFYKFIDSFASSTYISEESGSSLYDAKRAIQKNPSYWCSSGNHSKDEEITWTGYLNTKGFIKGVKISWEYSPELVSLSVSADGENYKNVIPYRRISGNEASFDEIYFFKKLEEATSIKIGLKNAIHKYFGIREVKIIGGGNPHFLLLSGITSEHEMCLQVEEGLINNDNTSVILDSCINALAAGDGRELWKTNSNNQIISAFSDPPKCLSVINLDNLETNKIVLYDCLRALEDGDGKSNWIFESNSQIRLQKSGEPLCISQKNIYGNVPGIHDILLNMDVSVDSNSTLDDDHNPDNTVDGNLNSYWASATFADNYEHLVYFIIDLNKFAEISRIKIYWEYPPLHYSIAVSTDNQNYKIVVETLANPSFVTIDTLKNIETRYIKISMIKPHPKHGEMGDQFLYGIRSIEVQANNLETILSYCRDSANSDDARDKYFVEYITEFDQDLTRKLINLEEDVSKNVNSISDNLSKLEELLPNIETCLQEKKGYDEELKESNEKVNELNDKLSSLTSVNLIHDNDILRLGLLPGDASSYPANDCSVIKNLQETPQSGFYWIKPKCAPEPLKVYCDMTSSTSIYVWNGNPPKSPDHLITNIINSVDDIRQHCAEVGLEPLILRSKGQLNALILSLKKMGFALNGKINIPLAYDYSCDHGSCSGKFHDLLNGNIDLTTLIYLKASESPDSTKIRQTAGISYDDGSFKFFNLETSDISAIVCSTNSTENDAVLQYLSITCGTTALEDHFNSIVNTNIVVLCPIGCDNKQFQKSAVYGSKGIYSDNSSICRAAIHSGVIDNKGGLVNITIESGLDRYEGSINNNIESISLNKEPDGLFDIITDEKEEKVKQESSPFHHRTIRVSSMSDDCPMDLFQYKQTSFVQKENMIREQNEVKYNEEENTEIVKFHELIGELLNNIDAIHGVDSSVISIVQDETTRVIEKSKKELKPADMLSKKQIEDAINLYNLTENLALYLYDLSEKYIYDLEKLKEHLDELKKDQKVAHNFGTFKLNYETMNFSSHFHVFDSKLIKNKPSTWGYADTDILGHKNSIGQMSSISNTEIGEGYYAKLKGLNFYDFEIKVSMLGRGNGCLGIVFRAKDDFNFYLFDVCDKEGVKRLSKVENGQVDILKENHGDVSINNQWNKYRIVARHANIDIYEVDHNSNEIKILNSLDERFLSGTVGLYSQLVGQGTFFDDLEIIALPCTELSKMKWNNKNTTSNCPYYKETYINETLPYIVINDMYYNWNFEKDDDNNYLLCSKNIKDDSASNVEMHTTIALLKQRMCSDGNFTFDINFSDDDKITDNSKSYVYVLFHFEDEHNFNALEITKDNLRFINYRNNEPTVLSEFKDKEKSKYIITENEWIKVSLHFDKLKFKAIISNNDDELVLDTNKVDLGMIRPGQVGFKIHNFIKVKFDSILLSSAASNLYENFVQTKSKAWGTCEEAIHVLNRRSSCETDIYPNETKEKHIKCITNFCEECCLHHTQLLDINEKKQCEKHCKKNDHLAAKMQTLFEKFLNKCVSMEENKDYEKCDNNDTECKNKICVLCCKKNDPTTSKELKGLSLRKSKDVQQKEIIECQFQCNQVHPTNE, from the coding sequence atgcattatttatttctcttaTTATGGtgcattattttaaaatgttatgtAAGAAGTCAAGAGTCTGCCACAAAtttctataaatttattgATTCCTTTGCATcgtctacatatatatcggAGGAATCTGGAAGTTCACTTTATGATGCTAAAAGGGCTATACAGAAAAACCCTAGTTATTGGTGCAGTTCTGGAAATCATTCAAAGGATGAAGAAATTACTTGGACTGGttatttaaatacaaaagGGTTTATTAAAGGTGTGAAAATATCATGGGAATACAGCCCAGAATTAGTAAGCTTGTCTGTGTCTGCTGATGgagaaaattataagaacGTTATTCCTTATAGAAGAATTTCGGGAAATGAAGCATCTTTTGATGagatatacttttttaaaaaattagaagaaGCTACATCAATAAAAATTGGACTAAAAAATGCTATTCACAAATATTTTGGAATAAGAGAAGTTAAGATTATTGGTGGAGGAAATCCacactttttattattgtcaGGAATTACAAGTGAACATGAAATGTGTCTACAGGTAGAGGAAGGactaataaataatgataacacTTCAGTTATTTTAGATTCTTGTATTAACGCTTTAGCAGCCGGAGATGGTAGGGAATTATGGAAAACTAACTCCAATAATCAAATAATTAGCGCTTTTAGTGATCCTCCTAAGTGTTTATCTGTAATTAATTTAGATAATTTAGAAACTAATAAAATCGTTTTATATGACTGTTTAAGAGCTTTGGAAGATGGTGATGGAAAATCTAATTGGATATTTGAATCTAATTCACAGATTCGATTACAGAAAAGTGGTGAACCTTTGTGTATttctcaaaaaaatatttacggAAATGTACCTGGAATTCATGACATTCTTCTTAATATGGACGTGTCTGTTGATTCTAATTCCACCTTAGATGATGATCATAATCCTGATAATACTGTAGATGGAAACTTGAATAGTTATTGGGCTTCGGCAACTTTTGCAGATAATTATGAGCATTTGGTTTACTTTATCATAGACTTAAATAAATTTGCAGAGATATCCaggataaaaatttattggGAATATCCACCTTTGCATTACAGTATTGCAGTTAGCACCGACaatcaaaattataaaatagttGTTGAAACTTTAGCTAATCCTAGTTTTGTAACAATAgatactttaaaaaatatagaaacaaggtatattaaaatatcaaTGATTAAACCTCATCCGAAACATGGAGAAATGGGTGATCAATTCTTATATGGAATAAGGTCTATAGAAGTACAGGCTAACAATTTAGAAACAATTTTAAGCTATTGCAGAGATTCCGCTAATTCAGACGACGCCAGAGATAAATATTTCGTTGAATATATTACTGAATTTGATCAAGATTTAACGAGGAAATTAATTAATCTTGAAGAAGATGTatcaaaaaatgtaaattctATCAGTGATAATTTGTCTAAGCTAGAAGAATTATTACCTAATATTGAAACATGcttacaagaaaaaaaagggtatgatgaagaattaaaagaatCTAACGAGAAAGTAAATGAGTTAAATGACAAGCTTTCATCATTAACATCCGTAAATTTAATTCACGATAACGATATACTTAGATTAGGGTTACTTCCTGGTGACGCTTCATCCTATCCAGCTAACGATTGTTCAGTGATTAAAAATCTTCAAGAAACTCCACAGTCAGGATTTTATTGGATTAAACCAAAGTGTGCACCTGAGCCATTGAAAGTTTATTGTGACATGACTTCAAGTACTTCTATATATGTGTGGAATGGAAATCCTCCCAAGTCTCCTGATCatttaataacaaatattataaattcagTTGATGATATTAGACAACATTGCGCTGAAGTTGGTTTGGAGCCATTAATATTAAGATCTAAAGGTCAGTTGAAcgctttaattttatcattaaaaaaaatgggatTCGCgctaaatggaaaaattaatattccATTAGCTTATGATTATTCCTGTGATCATGGTAGTTGTAGTGGAAAGTTTCATGACTTGTTGAATGGTAATATCGATTTAACaacattaatttatttaaaagcaTCTGAATCACCTGATAGCACAAAAATTAGACAAACTGCTGGGATATCCTATGATGATGGatctttcaaattttttaatttagagACATCAGATATATCTGCAATAGTTTGCTCTACTAATTCAACGGAAAATGATGCTGTATTACAATATCTGAGCATAACATGTGGTACAACAGCACTTGAAGATCATTTCAATTCAATTGTAAATACTAATATAGTTGTTCTATGTCCAATAGGATGTGATAATAAACAATTTCAAAAATCTGCAGTATATGGAAGCAAAGGAATATATTCAGACAATAGCTCTATTTGTAGGGCAGCAATTCATTCGGGTGTAATAGATAATAAAGGAGGCTTAGTTAACATTACCATTGAATCTGGGTTAGACCGATATGAAGGttcaataaataataatatagaatctatttcattaaataaagaacCCGATGGATTGTTTGATATAATTACtgatgaaaaagaagaaaaggtTAAACAAGAAAGTAGTCCTTTTCATCATAGAACCATAAGAGTAAGTAGTATGTCTGATGATTGTCCTATGGATTTATTTCAGTACAAACAAACATCTTTTGTTCAGAAGGAAAATATGATAAGAGAACAAAATGAGGTGAAATAcaatgaagaagaaaatacagaaattgtaaaatttCATGAATTAATAGgtgaattattaaataatattgatGCTATTCATGGAGTTGACTCTTCTGTAATTTCAATCGTTCAAGATGAAACAACAAGAGTTATAGAAAAGTCtaaaaaggaattaaaaCCAGCTGATATGTTATCAAAAAAGCAGATTGAAGATGCTATAAATTTGTACAATCTGACAGAAAATTTagcattatatttatacgatTTAtcggaaaaatatatatatgatttggAAAAATTGAAAGAACACTTagatgaattaaaaaaagaccAAAAAGTTGCTCATAATTTTGGTACATTCAAGTTGAATTATGAAACTATGAATTTTTCTTCTCATTTCCATGTTTTTGattcaaaattaataaaaaataagccTAGTACATGGGGATATGCTGATACAGATATTCTGGGacataaaaatagtattgGTCAAATGAGTAGCATATCAAACACAGAAATAGGTGAAGGATATTATGCTAAATTAAAGGggttaaatttttatgactTTGAAATAAAAGTAAGTATGTTGGGTAGAGGAAATGGGTGTTTGGGTATAGTATTTAGAGCTAAAGatgattttaatttttatttatttgatgTATGCGATAAAGAGGGAGTAAAAAGATTGTCAAAGGTAGAAAATGGTCAAGTAGACATTTTAAAGGAGAACCATGGAGATGTTTCCATAAATAATCAATGGAATAAATACAGAATTGTGGCAAGGCATGCAAATATTGATATTTATGAAGTAGACCATAATTCAAATGAAATTAAGATATTAAACTCTTTAGATGAAAGGTTTTTATCTGGTACTGTTGGCTTATATTCTCAGTTAGTTGGTCAGGGAACCTTTTTTGATGATCTTGAAATTATAGCCCTCCCATGCACAGAATtatcaaaaatgaaatggaATAACAAGAATACAACATCTAATTGTCCTTATTATAAGGAaacttatataaatgaaacattaccatatattgtaattaacgatatgtattataattgGAACTTTGAAAaggatgatgataataattacttattatgttcaaaaaatataaaggatGATAGTGCTTCGAACGTAGAAATGCATACTACTATAGCACTTTTAAAACAAAGAATGTGCTCTGATGGGAACTTTACTTTTGATATAAATTTCTCTGACGATGATAAAATTACGGATAATAGTAaatcatatgtatatgtactttTTCACTTTGAAGAtgaacataattttaatgcACTTGAAATTACAAAAGACAACCTTagatttataaattataggAACAATGAACCAACAGTATTATCTGAGTTcaaagataaagaaaaatcaaaatatataataacagaAAATGAATGGATTAAAGTCAGTTTACACTTTGATAAATTAAAGTTCAAGGCGATTATAAGTAATAACGACGATGAATTAGTACTAGATACAAATAAGGTTGATTTAGGTATGATTCGTCCAGGACAAGTTGGCTTCAAGATTCACAATTTTATTAAGGTAAAATTTGATTCCATACTTCTTTCATCTGCTGCATCAAacttatatgaaaattttgttcAAACTAAATCTAAAGCATGGGGCACATGTGAAGAAGCCATACATGTGTTAAATAGGAGGTCTTCATGCGAGACTGATATATATCCAAATGAgacaaaagaaaaacatattaaatgCATTACAAATTTCTGTGAAGAATGTTGTTTACATCATACACAACTATTAGACATCAATGAGAAAAAACAGTGTGAGAAACACTGTAAAAAGAATGACCATTTGGCAGCTAAAATGCAAACACTTTTTGAAAAGTTCTTAAATAAATGTGTTTCAAtggaagaaaataaagattaTGAAAAGtgtgataataatgatacaGAGtgtaagaataaaatatgtgtactttgttgcaaaaaaaatgatcCTACAACTTCTAAGGAATTAAAGGGTTTATCTTTACGTAAATCAAAAGATGTGCAACAAAAAGAGATAATTGAGTGCCAGTTTCAGTGTAACCAGGTTCATCcaacaaatgaataa
- a CDS encoding bromodomain protein 4 yields the protein MSINKIKYDELEELRRKNEVLTNLLNKLIAFDKKRIFLYPVNVQYVPDYLNIIKEPMDFTTMKQKIQNFKYNSFQQFENDFFLIINNCYTYNDRSTIYHKIAENVENYYNKISIKMHRKYLNIHLLYHNEDKNIVNNAILNTDISDGKKGTIKENKRNVKIKKHGKVGRPCKVNVDVKNNFNDNTDISINSLNKKKKKSNNKILEKSNVKVPNISRCNEFGSFNNLINNNNYNNNNNNNNNNNNNNNNYNNNNNNNNYNNNNNNNYNNNNNNNNNNNNNNNNNNNNNNNNNGNDNTSSSLENLIEQENFSAIIDTILNSNDKSKDIFNSLIKVLSYKKDNHPNLYNYVNISKSLYNIFFQKSLLPQKKINEDCLTDINDSYKKLYEYIRKRKRCDANENLDLYNEKCKLLSREKRNNYCFNNSGNTIQHDNCGKIHKNCNKDNAGGCINSFSFINNDNIFRTNNNHYNKYNKNINNEILKKSQFFENHSGGSLNRDLTENEDILEKKKKQSKEVTTCNIEKEELTMKLLNYKESVKNFIGEENLPTFISIFPNIYNILDNADSSNLYYSAFNDLRMFGLDVADFDDFNKNISYDKNCLLGVGRHHIKNILTLDKNLSNIMYNDQNESQFSDKLKSYLLGNKKYGENSFHCNDRNKHANINTQNYFLNKQNKIGNNSIFETQSKHEDLNNQNFRFINNSELSVNNSNNISMNYNSFGHNTKGRINEKLSKPCDHLYFHHNELNSIYVPNSIGEDISSESSSDMENLNLRKFLNTYNFFHKEFLKNKKIQKIVNNKPNETYTNI from the coding sequence CAGTATGTTCCTGATTATTTGAACATAATAAAGGAACCAATGGATTTTACCAcgatgaaacaaaaaattcaaaattttaaatataacagCTTTCAACAGTTcgaaaatgatttttttttaattatcaaCAATTGTTATACTTATAATGATAGAAGTACAATATACCACAAAATAGCAGAAAATGTAGAAAACTACTACAATAAAATTAGCATTAAAATGCAtaggaaatatttaaatatacatctCCTATATCATAACgaggataaaaatattgtaaataatGCTATACTTAACACTGATATAAGTGATGGAAAAAAGGGTaccataaaagaaaataaaagaaatgtaaAGATAAAGAAACATGGAAAGGTAGGAAGACCATGTAAAGTAAATGTAGATGTTAAAAACAACTTCAATGATAACACAGATATATCTATTAATTCtcttaataagaaaaaaaaaaaaagtaacaataaaatattagaaaaatcaAATGTAAAAGTGCCTAATATTTCTCGTTGCAATGAATTTGGATCTTTTAACAAccttataaataataataattataataataataataataataataataataataataataataataataattataataataataataataataataattataataataataataataataattataataataataataataataataataataataataataataataataataataataataataataataataataatggaaatGATAACACAAGTTCTAGTCTAGAAAATTTGATAGAGCAGGAAAACTTTAGCGCAATCATAGATACTATATTGAATAGTAATGACAAATCAAaggatatttttaattcattaattaaagtgttatcttataaaaaagataaccATCCCAACTTATATAACTATGTAAATATTAGTAAATCattgtataatattttttttcaaaaatctCTTTTgccccaaaaaaaaattaatgaagatTGCTTAACAGACATTAATGATAGTTACAAGAagttatatgaatatattagaaaaagaaagagatgTGAtgcaaatgaaaatttagacttatataatgaaaaatgtaaattattaaGTCGAGAGAAACGTAATAATTACTGTTTTAATAATTCGGGGAATACTATTCAACATGATAATTGTggaaaaatacataaaaactGTAATAAAGATAATGCTGGAGGTTGCATtaattccttttcatttattaataatgacAATATTTTTAGAACAAATAACAAccattataataaatataataaaaatattaataatgaaatcCTAAAAAAAAGccaattttttgaaaatcaTTCTGGTGGTTCATTAAATAGGGATTTAACTGAAAATGAAGAtattcttgaaaaaaaaaaaaaacaatcaAAAGAAGTTACAACATGCAACATTGAAAAGGAGGAATTAACGATGAAACTCTTAAATTATAAAGAGAGcgtgaaaaattttattggAGAAGAAAATCTTCCCACATTCATTAGCATATttccaaatatttataacattttagaTAACGCAGATTCAAGTAATTTATACTATTCTGCTTTTAATGATTTAAGGATGTTCGGTTTAGATGTAGCAGATTTTGAtgattttaacaaaaatatttcttatgaCAAAAATTGTTTACTAGGTGTTGGAAGACAtcatattaaaaacataCTAACATTAGATAAGAATTTGTCcaatataatgtataatgATCAAAACGAATCCCAATTTTCTGATAAGTtaaaatcatatttattaggaaataaaaaatacggaGAAAATAGCTTCCATTGCAATGATAGAAATAAACATGCAAATATAAACACGCaaaattactttttaaataaacagaATAAAATAGGTAATAATTCTATATTTGAAACGCAAAGTAAACATGAAGATCTGAATAACCAAAACTTTAGATTCATCAATAACTCCGAATTATCCgttaataacagtaataatatcTCAATGAATTATAATTCATTCGGACATAATACTAAAGGCagaattaatgaaaaattaagcaAGCCATGTGATCATCTGTATTTTCATcataatgaattaaattcTATATATGTACCAAACTCCATAGGTGAAGATATTTCGAGTGAATCATCATCTGATATGGAGAATTTGAAcctaagaaaatttttaaatacatataatttttttcataaagaatttttaaagaataaaaagattCAGAAGATAGTGAATAATAAGCCAAATGAAACATACACAAATATTTAA